The Puntigrus tetrazona isolate hp1 chromosome 13, ASM1883169v1, whole genome shotgun sequence genome contains the following window.
TATGGAGTCTGTCCACACCCTGAACGAGAGCACTTGAGAGGCTGAGTGCGTCATTTAGTTTGCGGTCTAGAATCGTTCTGATAGACTGAGCGTATCAAAGGCAGCATCTCACAGTTTCACGGGCGTTATCTGGACATTTAACTGCACTGCCTCCATCAGCTCTGTTTTCTCAGGGTGTTTCTTGAGCAGTCTTGTTTGTGTTGTGATCAACGGTTTTGTTAATGTTCTAGCTTTCtggcattttgtttttgactcCCATAATGAGTTGGAGACCACAAATTCTTCTTTCCATACCATCCagatttaatgctgtttttgtttccgtaaatatgataaaattgTTCAGAATCTGCAACTAGTTGTTATATAAACAACAGTAATGACTGTAACAATTTGTCTAATGCCCCTCATTACATAATACAATATGTGGAATGTTAAATGGATATTTAACCCATAAATGAAATCTTTTAATAACCTTCATGTCGTTTTTAAACCAGAAACAACACTAGATCCCACTGACTTTAATAGTATGAACAAACGACACGTTTTTCTAAATATTGCATAAGAGAAAATATGAGCTACCTCTTTAAACACCCACAGCATGGTAAAATCCATTTGAACTTATTACATTTAGTTCagtattaaaattacattttgccaTAGGACTTGTCACAGTTGCAAAGCAAACTCTTGTGATATGCTTACacgttataaaaatattttttcatgacATTGTATTTCTAATAGCATTTCCTTCAGGCTGACTTGTTTTGTTAGGTTAGTACTGGTGTTTGTACTGAGTTGTATGTACTCATCAATCACATTTTCAGTGTATGTACGTTGTAGGCGCAGTGAATCGAAGAGCAACAGAAGCTCCTTTATCATGCCCAGTTCTCTATTTAATCACTGAGTCCTAATAGAATTAGTCCAAGAGGAAAGTCCAGTCTAATTGTAAGATCAGCAGCACACGGCAGGCTGTGTAAGACAGACTAGTAATGGGATCGGAGGATGGAATGCTGCTGATAAAGAGAGCACCGTGTCGCCCTGCCGCCCAATCTCTCAAACTGCTGCTTTGTGAGTGATTAGCTGTTTTACCGACAGGTCTGGACTGGATTGGAGTCAGGCTCAACAGAAAGCCACAGCAATACACGCTCATGCACTGTGACATGATGATAAGACCGTAAGATCAGTAGTGACATGTCTCGGAGGCCTTTTattgaactgaaaaaaagaaaaattaatggTTGTGAGGATGTGAAACAGAAAGGCATATGATAGTAAGAGTAGGTTTACAGAGGAGTGAGGGatgggaaataaaaaaagtaatattagcTGTTTAAAGTTTGGgttctgtaagatttttttttatttagtttgtttttgaaagaatcctcttgtgctcaccaaggctgcattcatttggtcaaattccattaaaaagaaacattttgaaattagaaaattagaatttaaaaaaatgttttgtctattttaatagatttgaaaTTGTAACTTGaaatggcaaaactgaattttctgcatcattgcTCTGGTTTTCAATGTCATAGGTTTcagatgaataaaattaatttcccttcttttttttccccatgacCCAAACTTTTTTAACAATAGTGTGAGTTTTTGGAACTACAGACATCGTTTTATTAACAACTACTGGTCATGTTGTTTCTCTGCTCGCATGACCTGGCGTTGATTGTTGAGTGTCTTATGACTTACAGCAGGTCAGAATCCTGACCATGTGCTACAGGGCACTGGAGTGAAGCCTGGCTCAGACTCCAGAAAGCCCGGGGACGGCTCTACTGTGGCACCAGAGGATGCTGCCCGCTTCCTCAGCTGCCACTGCTCAGGACACTGTCCTGATGACGCCAAGAACAGCACCTGCGAGTAAGTGTCATAGGCCATAGTGATTATTGCACATTTATGATTTGTTTATAGGgattcaaaaaaaattaagcagactacttttctttaaaacataacaGGACCAATGGACAGTGCTTCGCCATAATTGAGGAAGATGAAAATGGAGATGTGATCTTAAGCTCAGGCTGTATGAAATATGAGGGCTCTCACTTTCAGTGCAAGGTAAGGAACATTGTTTCTTGTGTTTTATGCTTTGAAACCTTGTGTTATTAAATATGAGACTTTCTAAGGTTGACCCATTTGATTTCTTCACAGGATTCACAGTTTGCACAGACACGTCGAACCATTGAATGCTGCCAGTTTGACTTCTGTAATCGAGACCTAAAGCCAGAGTTACCGCCTCGAGACACTGGTATGCTtctgtattaattaataattgttttccattcaaaatgatcattttatttggaataattGCATAAAACGTTAGTAACTGGCATTTGCATTGTTTCGAAagtttataatttctttttctaaaaaaaataataattgtaatataattgccaaaataataatacgaCCATGCCTGCTGATTGAGCCCTGGCTAACCTAAGGCCTTAACGATAGACATGTTTTCTCTTGATGTGTTTACAGAACCACCAGACCCTCACTGGCTGGCCTTCCTCATTTCAGTGACTGTGTGCTTCTGCACCCTCATCTGTGTCACTATCATCTGTTATTACAGGTGAGATCATCACGGCACTGAACCAACAAAACACACTAAAGCTCTTACATGTAATGGCTGCTTGTGACGTGCCCGTTTTTTTCCACATCATTGAACTGTAAATGCAATGCTTGCTGTGTTTTTGCATAATACCTTTGAACACACGCCACCCACATCATGGCCTGTTGTTGTCAAAAGACAAAACCTCTCTTACTGCAAGTAGAGGCAGGACTACTAACTATGGAGAAGTTTGCCCTTTATAAAAAATCAATCGTTTTACTGAGCCATCTGTCAAAACGACTGATATTTgtgggaaaaaggaaaaaaaaaagcttcgaTTTGAgatatagctttaaaaaaaaggttttgactGTGTCCTCAGGTATAAGTGGCAGACAGAGAGGCAACGCTACCACAGAGACCTGGAGCAGGACGAGGCCTTTATCCCAGCAGGAGATTCTCTGAAGGATCTCATCAACCAGTCTCAAACCTCAGGCAGTGGCTctgggctccctctgctggtgagAAATCACAAATGCAGGCTGAACAATCTTTGTAGGAGCTATAGGAGCAAATTTATGTTCTTGATCTTCCTGCTCATTTTTATAGGTGCAGCGCACCATCGCCAAGCAGATCCAGACAGTACGTCTTATTGGAAAAGGCAGGTACGGAGAAGTATGGCTCGGCCGGTGGAGGGGGGAGAAGGTAGCAGTGAAAGTTTTCTTCACTCGAGAGGAGGCCAGCTGGTTCAGAGAGACCGAGATCTACCAAACTGTGCTCATGAGACACGAGAACATACTAGGTGCACTTCATGTCATTCGAAATTATCTCGTTCATGTGTGGTGTTTGTTATTGTATATCAGCTGTGTAACACAACTCTTTAAACTGTCTGAAGGTTTCATTGCTGCTGACATTAATGGCACTGGAGCCTCCACGCAGCTGTACCTGATCACAGACTACCACGAGAACGGCTCTCTGTATGACTATTTGAAGTTCACCACTCTGGACACGCAGGCCCTGCTTAAACTGGCCTACTCTGCAGCGTGTGGCTTGTGTCACCTGCACACGGAGATCTACGGCACGCAGGGGAAACCTGCCATCGCTCACAGAGACTTGAAGAGCAAGAACATCCTCATCAAGAAAAACGGCACCTGTTGCATCGCTGACCTCGGGCTTGCTGTCAAATTTAACAGGTGCTTTGCCTCTCTTCGTTCAGTTTGAAGTGGTCCGTTCAGTTATTTTGAAGAAGTAACActtgtttgtttgattcagTGACACAAATGAAGTGGACATTCCACTGAGCACACGTATGGGCACCAGACGCTATATGGCTCCAGAGGTCCTGGACGAGACTCTGAATAAGAACCACTTCCAGGCCTACATCATGGCAGACATTTATAGTTATGGGCTGGTTATATGGGAAATGGCCAGGCGCTGTGTCACTGGAGGTATACATTGgcacatcttttcttttttttttcttttttttttttgctttatgcaTCTGTTAAGAGATATTTGATGACATTTTAgttatagggaccaattctcactattaactggTTACCTATTAATAACATATCACCTGTTTATTAGTAATTACAAAGCATATATTCTGCACGTccatattctacattcctaaaaagttaacaactaccttactagcTATTAATAAGTAACAAATTACAATTTCAGAACCAATCAACTACTGGTAGATAGTTTGTAAtctttgtaataatttttactcGGATCTGCCACCAATTCTGTTTCTTTACACCTTTAAGTAACTTTAATGTCCTGCTGTGGATGCTTTCAGAATTTAAACCATTCGTTATTAATGAATTCATCCAATGATTGTTTCCAAGGTATCGTTGAGGACTATCAGCCACCATATCATGAGATGGTACCATCAGATCCATCTTATGAAGATATGCTTGAGGTTGTGTGTGTCAAAGGATTGCGGCCCACTGTGTCCAACAGATGGAACAGTGATGAGGTGAGTGGTCCAGCAGATGGCAGTGTATTGAGAGATTATATTCGCAGAATGTTAACAGGTTTAGTTACTATATAAGAATAATAAGAATTTGTCTCCCCAGTGTTTGAGGGCCATGTTAAAGCTGATGTCAGAATGCTGGGCACACAACCCCGCATCACGCCTGACCATCCTACGAGTCAAGAAGACTTTAGCAAAAATGGTGGAATCTCAAGACATTAAGATCTGAGTGGCTTTTATTTCATCGCTGACTTCATTGTCCCCTTCACAGAGCAGGAGAGTGTGTGCGATGTTGACATCTAACAAAACTAACTGTGAAACATGGCAAGCTCTCGTTCTCTGCTGGATCAGACGGTGGTGCCTTTGCTGCTTTCTGTGAAAGCTGTATCGTTGCAAACTTGGATCAGAGGATTATTTCAACAGACTGAAATAGTAGAGTGGGAAAGATTGACGTAAACCCCACTGCCTTACGATACTCTCAAGTAATTCTGCATACGTTTCTTTATATTCTGGGATAAACCTCCTGCCATATGGATGAAATGCTGTTGACTTCTCATGGAATCTTTGTAAAGCATACTGTGATTTAATGTATGATctgtaatatattatagtaatagATGAACTGACAGCAGAGCAAAACTATATGCTATCAATATAATCGCGTCCAGTTAAGAGCTGTTGTAGACTATCTGATGTGTGGCATTGAAAAATCATAATTGAACTCTACAGAAGTTCTTCTCTCATCCCCCACAGAACAGATGCATGCTGTTTTTCAGTAGATGAGATTTCATTTGTCAAAATGGTTGATTAAACCATATTTTGATTGCGGTTTTTAAAGCATGCTATTTTTAACATCCTCAAAATAGAATACATTCCCAGCGTGCAAGCAAGTGAACCAGCTGCCGATACGTCTCCTTTTAATTCGGCTTCTCGGATCTCCTGCAGTCAGTATGAACAACAACCCTTCAAAGTTGCCAAACTCAAGTGTAGTGTTTGTTTGGGGATAGGTCGATACATTCCTGAGTTCACGTTATTTGGATGCTGGGTGCCGGTTTTTTGGTACGGATTATTATGAATGTGACTTTAGAGGATTTGGTGATATTCTGACCATATATATGTCCTTGCCAATATTATGaattgtgtttatattaatgAGGAGGCTGAAGGTGAAGGGTACGACTGTAACATCTGTTAGTCATCAGTGATTTATATTTCAGTAAGGGCTGCCAAAATACGGTCTTGGTAACTGGTACGATCCAAAACACACATTGTTGCATAACACGTTTACAGAACTCCCATGCAGATTTAATTCTTCAGAAAATGCAGTGTTGTGTTCTagaagtttttattattattaatattattatcctCAGTGCCAAGTGAAAAGACCAGTGTGATTTGTAAT
Protein-coding sequences here:
- the bmpr1aa gene encoding bone morphogenetic protein receptor, type IAa isoform X1: MAKLLYVTVVLAEVCLLLRLCAGAGQNPDHVLQGTGVKPGSDSRKPGDGSTVAPEDAARFLSCHCSGHCPDDAKNSTCETNGQCFAIIEEDENGDVILSSGCMKYEGSHFQCKDSQFAQTRRTIECCQFDFCNRDLKPELPPRDTEPPDPHWLAFLISVTVCFCTLICVTIICYYRYKWQTERQRYHRDLEQDEAFIPAGDSLKDLINQSQTSGSGSGLPLLVQRTIAKQIQTVRLIGKGRYGEVWLGRWRGEKVAVKVFFTREEASWFRETEIYQTVLMRHENILGALHVIRNYLVHVWCLLLYISCVTQLFKLSEGFIAADINGTGASTQLYLITDYHENGSLYDYLKFTTLDTQALLKLAYSAACGLCHLHTEIYGTQGKPAIAHRDLKSKNILIKKNGTCCIADLGLAVKFNSDTNEVDIPLSTRMGTRRYMAPEVLDETLNKNHFQAYIMADIYSYGLVIWEMARRCVTGGIVEDYQPPYHEMVPSDPSYEDMLEVVCVKGLRPTVSNRWNSDECLRAMLKLMSECWAHNPASRLTILRVKKTLAKMVESQDIKI
- the bmpr1aa gene encoding bone morphogenetic protein receptor, type IAa isoform X2, producing MAKLLYVTVVLAEVCLLLRLCAGAGQNPDHVLQGTGVKPGSDSRKPGDGSTVAPEDAARFLSCHCSGHCPDDAKNSTCETNGQCFAIIEEDENGDVILSSGCMKYEGSHFQCKDSQFAQTRRTIECCQFDFCNRDLKPELPPRDTEPPDPHWLAFLISVTVCFCTLICVTIICYYRYKWQTERQRYHRDLEQDEAFIPAGDSLKDLINQSQTSGSGSGLPLLVQRTIAKQIQTVRLIGKGRYGEVWLGRWRGEKVAVKVFFTREEASWFRETEIYQTVLMRHENILGFIAADINGTGASTQLYLITDYHENGSLYDYLKFTTLDTQALLKLAYSAACGLCHLHTEIYGTQGKPAIAHRDLKSKNILIKKNGTCCIADLGLAVKFNSDTNEVDIPLSTRMGTRRYMAPEVLDETLNKNHFQAYIMADIYSYGLVIWEMARRCVTGGIVEDYQPPYHEMVPSDPSYEDMLEVVCVKGLRPTVSNRWNSDECLRAMLKLMSECWAHNPASRLTILRVKKTLAKMVESQDIKI